AGATCGCGTCCGCCGTTCAACAGGCGGAAGGTGTGGTTGAAAATCAGGCCGGCCGAAGCCACTCCGATGACCATCCCCAGGTTGCGGGCCGTGGCCACACTTCCGGAGGCAATCCCCCGGTGTCGGGGCGGTACGGCGCTCATGGCGGCGGCACTGTTGGGAGATATGAAAACGGCAATGCCTACGCCGGCCAGGGCCAGCCGCCAAGCCAAATCCATGCTCGTGGCCTCGGCCGAAAGGCGGGACAGAAGAAACAAGGAGATGGTCAGCAATGCCATGCCCATGGTGCAGAGCATCCGGGACCCCATACGGTCCGACAACGTGCCAGATATCGGAGCAAAGAAAAACAGGAAAACGAATGGAATCATCATAGTAGCGCCGACCCGATTCATGGAAAACGCCAGGGGGTGTACCATGTAAAAGGGCATCAGAAACGTGATGAAAAACAAGCTGATAAACAGGATCACCGCCGATGCCACCGGCAGAACGAAAAGCCGAATCCCAAGCAGGGAAGGATCGAAAATGGGATGTGCAATTCGGATCTCCACCCATGCGAGGGCGCCCGCACTGGCCAGGAAAACGACCGCGGCCAAGCCCGTTTTCAGCGAGGCCGCACCCCATTCATGCAGATGGCTAAAGCCGGTGATAAATGTGCTGAAGCAGAGGACCAGCAACAGTGAACCGATCCAGTCCAAAGGTTCATGCGATAGGGTTTGTTTCATGGAAGGCAGAATCCGCAGAGCGGCCACAGTAACGCCGATGCCGATGGGCACATTGATGTAGAAAATGACTCGCCAGGAAAAATGCTGCAGAATCAGACCCCCCAGGGCCGGTCCCGTAGTCAGGCCGGCTGCGACCACCATGCCCACCATTCCCAGAGCACGCCCCCGTTCAGCTATGGGGAAGACGTCCACTACCAAGGCCGGCGAGCAAGCCATGAGCATGGATGCTCCCACGCCTTGGACGGCCCGGCATCCGATAAGCCACGGTGCAGTGCCGGCGATGCCGCAAAGCAGCGAACCGGCGGAAAAAATCACGAAGCCCCAGCAGTATATCAGCCGTCGACCCCGGATATCGCTTAGCCTTCCGCAGGTCAGCAGTAGCGAAGAGACGGTCAACAGATAGATCATGGGAACCCATTCGATCAGCGTCAGCGGCACCTTAAAATCCGCCATGATGACAGGAAGGGCAATATTGACGATGCTCGAATCCAGGGTTGACATGAACACCCCGGCTGCCACCAGTGAAAATACCAGCCATTTATTTGGGTAATCTTCTGTCACGCCTTTGTACTTTCCGAGGATGCTTGCCCAAATGGTCAGGATAGATGAACCTAAATCCCGGGGCAGGTTCTGTATCGCCCAATTGCAATATCAAAAAATCAGGATAGCAGAGCGTGCCTGCAACCATATAGCATATTTTTGGCGTCTTGAAGAGCTTTGGGCTGAAAAACGGGCGAACGGCAAAGGGCATAAATCGAGCGATTTGGATATTCTTGCGCGATAGTCACTCAATATACGGATACGGAGGTGTTGTTGGATGGCTCTTCATCTGACAGGTAGTGAGCGAACCGGGGGAGTTAACCGTCGGTGCCCACCCTGCAAGCCGGCAGGCCAAAGCCCTTTGCCGGCCAAGGTCAGTCGATCACCGGGCGGGTGAGATCGGTGAGCGCCAGCGCCTTGGGGCCCGGCTGGGCGATGCCGGCGCGGGCAAGCTCTGTCTGCAGGATGCGGTAGCGGCGGTTTGCGCACATCACCATGGTCACGTCCGCGCTCTCGCGGGCCATCTACCAGAGTACCCGCACGGTGTAAAGACCGCTTCCGTCGGCCTGCAAGGCGATGACGCGCCGGTCCGGGTATGTGAACGCAGTGCCCAGGGCCGTGGACAGGCCTTGACCGATGGCGCCACCCGTGAGGCCAAGCACTGTCCGTGGCTCCGCGCTGGGCGCGTGAACAGCAACTTGGGCCGAGCCGGTGGTGGCCGCTTTGTTCACGATGATCGCATTCTCAGGGTGTAAGTGACTTGCGGATAATTCAGACTTCCAAAAATGCAGATGTACGGCGGGCAACCACATGGGCAAAGTTCTTGGCCGGTGCCGGCAAGTTTGGCCACGGGGGTGTGCTTCTTGGGTCTGGTCCCGATGGAGGCACTGTTGAGCACGCGGAACAGGCTGCTACGGTTGTTTTCTCCGCCCGGTGACAGCCCTGCGTCCGTTTTTTGGGCAGCCCGAAGAAGGGCCGCCTCTTCATCTCGCCGCCTTTCGAGGCCGGGGTAACGGGTGTGAGGTCCTTGCCTGGCGATGGACGCAACGACATCGGCAGCGGCTGCCCAATCGCTTCTCAAGATCGGTTCCGAGAGGGTCTCCCAGACGCGATTGCCGGCGCCGAGGTTGAATGCCAGGGAGAGCAGTGCCGTCTGTACGTTCCCCGGCGTGGCGTCCGCCCCGAGGGAAGGAAAGCGGCTCACAAGTTTCTGCCATACGGGTGCGGCGACCTCCGGAACGAGCCGCGCCACGTCGGTAGGAGCAAGCCGGATGCGCTGCAAAATCGGGTTGGCCTTCCACGCCGTCTTGACCGCTGCCCCTCGTAAGCCCACGAGCGAGAGGACCGCTTCGAGCTCGTCTGGGGTCAAGATGAATGCGTAGCGGTCGCGGATCGTCTCCGGGTTGGCCGTTGCAAGATCGGTGGCCGGATCGATTTGCACGCTAACGCCTTTCAGCCTCAGTTCCCCCGCATGCCCCTCCCAACGGAGCAGAAAGCCGAGGTCCCCGCGGAACCCGATGGTTGCGGCAAGCTTTTGTTGATGCGCCCGTGCCACTTCATTCAAACTCGACTCTAGTTTTGCGCGCTCCGTGCGCAGCTGTTTGATCCGTGGCGCCTCGGCATCCGGGTCGAAACGGCCGATCATGACGTCAATCCGCTGGATTAACGCACGCAGTTCCCCGGACTGGGCACGAAGGCGCTCACGCTCGCTGACCTCGCGCGCTGCAACTGCCGAGCGACGCTGGCGCTCTGCCTCGGCAGCCTGGCGGGTCGCTACGAAGGCCCCCGAGACCGCGAGAATCGACAACACGACGAGGGCAGTTATGGCCGAGTTGCGAATTCGCAGTGTCCGCCGATGTTCACGCACCTCGTCGCTGACCAACTCTGCCGGTGTCTTGCCATGCAGCTTCGCCGCAATAGGGACCACACGACGTTTGAACTCGGTGTTCTGCAGGGAGAGATCAGCCTCTGTGCGCGCGAAGCGTAAGTCGCCATAAAGGGGCTCTTCGCGGTAGGCCGCGACCAACTCTGGCGGGATTGCGGTGGTAAGCTCGGAGTCCATCCGGCCGGTTTCATCATCCCATATCAGGTTTCCGTCCGTCAGGACGATGCTGATCGTCTCGATGCTGCGCTCTTTCAGCCAGAATGCAACCTCTCTCCGTACCCACTTGGAGCGTGCTGCACCCGGCGAAGCCAGGAGGACGAAATGCTTTGCTTCGGAGAGCGCCTTTTCAATCGAAGGCCATGTGCCCGGGCTAACCGATAGGTCCGTTTCGTCCCGGAAAACAGTGAGCGCTCGAATTTTATACCAGGGTTTTGCCAGTTTGTGCAGCGCGCTCTGCAGGCTGGGGGCAAGCCTGCCGTCGGCCGCATGCGAGTAGGAGATAAAAGCGTCATACCGCATCTTCATTTTGTTGGTTGCCCCTCGCTCCCGCAACCGAACGCAAAGCAAAGCGGCTTGCTCACCCTCGGCTCGTAGAGGCGTGGACTTGTAGGGTGCGACCCTCGGGGCCCAATCCCATTTGTATGAATTTGCCGATGCCGTCAGATTAAGACATAAACATTGGTCGGAGGCAAGGGGCGGAGCCGACTGGAGGAAGTCGGATGGCGCTGAGGCGCTTGTGCTTTCTCAAATCTCAGTCACCTGGTCTTTTTTCAGGTCACCCAGGGATTGGTTCTCAGATCTGAGTCGGTGGACATCTCAGTAACCGGCCAAAAGAACAAGAAACCCATCGGGGGCGAGACATGTCGCCAGCATGACCGTGTTGATTTCGCGTTGCTCGGCCCAGGTTGTTGCGTGTCGATGGTCGGGGTGACGCCAGAAGGATTCGATGTCATCACCGAGTGACACGAAGTCCAGCAGAACCTCGAGCGATGCCCGGGCCTCGGCGCTTAAGGTCAGACGGTCCTGGCCGGCCACCTGCCACATGCGCTGAACGGCGCGAACACCGATCGCCAGGCCGAGTTCACGAAAGGCAAGCCGGTAGCCGGCCGGCTTGCGTAATTCACCGGTTCGGGCGTAGTACTGAAGTCCCGTGAGCGCCGCGGTGAGCAAACGCTCAAGCAGGCCGTCGTCGGGCATTGCCTGGCGGCGCATCAGCTGCGCCACGCGATGGGCGTCGCATAGCAGGCCGCCGATACCGAGCGGGTCCGGGCTTGCCAGCTCGGCGCTTGCCAACATCGACTTGAATTGACGCGCAGGTTCTTCAAGGTCCGGTCCGCTGGTCCCTTCAGCCAGGGCGGCGGGGGCAAACCGCAGCTGCATAATTGTGATGTATCCGTCCAGCGGGTCGTGCTGCCCCATGGAGGGGACCAGCGGGCGGGAAAGGTCGATGCTCATCTTCCAGTACATCCGGGGCGTGCCACCGGCGCCGGGTAGGTAGGTGAACGCCTTGTGAGCGGCTGCGGCGAGCTCGCGCGCCAAGCGGTTGAACCGGGGATCGCCCGTCGCACGGCTCGCCTGGTCAAGTGCGTGCATCCACTTGGTCAGATAGTGGAAATACTGGCCGTCGCGCTCCCACTCGCGGCGCTCGTCGAAGGGCTCGTTCGGGCCGCGCTCGGGCAGCTCCTTGCCGATACGAAGGCCGCCCCGGGTTGGATGGACCTCAGCCTCGGCAGCGTTCAGCCCGCTGATCCAGCCCTCACGCCGATCATCGTTCCGATGCCGGCCCAGCGTGCGGTGGGTCTGATCCACCAGCTGCAGGGCAAGCTCCAGGTGCCGGTGCTCCCCGGTCGATCGCGCCAAGCCAAGGAAATTGCAAACCGCGAAGGCATCGGTCCACAGATAGCGCTGCTGGCGCCGCTCGGAGGTGAGTCCGGTGCGTTCCGCAAATTCATCCATCAACCGGGCGGCTTCGGTGATGTTCGTATCGCAGGGGGTCCTCAAGGCCATCTGTGCCTCCAAAAGAGAAAAAAAGATCGCGTCTACCCGCCGTTTACTTTTTGCCGCAGCTTACCCGAACACTTGAAAGTCACCCTCACTACCGTACACGTTTTTCCAACCCCCTGAAATGATGCTTTAAAAATTTTTAACCAGGTCAATTCTTGCGGCCGTGACAAAATGAGGTGTTAGTAATCGATAATTCCAGCAATGGTATTGGTAAGCCCCGTACAGCAAGGTATTGCAGCAGCTTGAGGCCGAGCTGGAACAGGCGCAGGTCGCAGCGGTCAGCCCGGTGGATGTGTTTGTACAAACCTTTCTCCAGTGCCAAGATACCAAAAAAAAATGATCCACAGATATGCCAGACAACTGGCGTACATCAGCCGGGTGAGCCGCTGCGGGCAGGAAAGGTGGCTCTTGTCGATGTTGAATCCGCGGCTTTTTTGATCGCTGAAAAACGTTTCAATTGTAAAGCGCATCGCGTAATAGTCGCAGGCCTTCGGAGCGGATAAAAAATTGGTCACCAGGAATATGGGTTCGCTTTGGCCCTCCGCTCACCAGGCCACCACGGTTACAGGGCCGTATTGCTTGTGGGTGATGCGGCAGTTTTGCAGCCCCTTGCAGTGGCCTTCCGGCAGCATGGCGGCCAGCATGTCGATCTGAAAAGGCTCGTCATCCGGGTAAATGGTGATATTGGATGCCGTTCGGCACACATATTTCCACCCAAATCCGCCCAGTGTCTGTTGAAGCGTGGTACCATCAAACTCACCATCGCCCAAGAAGATCACCTGGCGGGTGGATTCGGGTATCAGGGGCCGCAGCCGATTGACCAGATCAACATGGGTTTCCTCGCTCAGATGGCCTTTTTTGCCCTTAACAACGGTGAAAAGCAGCGGTAGCGCACGGCGCCTGTAAATCAAGCTGATCATCAAACAAATACAGCCTCGGCCGACCAGACTGCCGTCAATGGCCAACACCATTTCTTCCAGGCCGAGCTTGTTCAAAAGAGTTTGAATAAACGGCAGAAAGAAGGTTTCCTCGGTTACACTTGGGTTGATAATCAGCCGTTTGAACTGCTTTTCGGTGCTGGGAACTTTGATATTCTCATGCACATGGTTCGCAATTTGAGGTAGCTGAGTTTCTTTACCGATGATGATGCCGGTAATCATGGACGTCAGGGTATTCAGGTTTCGGTGGAAAAAGCCCCTCGGCTCTCCGGGGTAAAAGCATTTGACGAATTCTTTGACTTTTCTATAGATGGCTTTGCAGTCGCTCATAAGGCCTCCATATCGTAAGGGATAATTTTGGAAGCCTAATTTAGAAAAAGTCGAAGAAAATGTCCAGAGTTTTTATTTAATTTTATATCTGACGGTTATGGTTCGGGTAAAACCTGTACGGTGGTGAACACGGGTCTGACTTCCGGGATCGAAGTCCCATCAGGCGCGGGGCCTTATGATCAGTAACTCGTCTAGCACGCCGTGTGCCCGGGGGTCCTTTCAGTAGTGCATGTGGCCTCCTATGCCAATCGGACGGTTCTCCGGCCACTCCCCAGGCCATCTTACTCCTTCTTGGGGGTTTTCGACGTTCCTTCCTTTTCAGCTGATGTGCGTGCCCACGAAGTCGTCTTTCCGAAGAAGATTGTGGTTCGCACTGGTGCCGGCTGTTGTCAGTTTAGTGACTTTTTTCGACGAAAGCGTCCGGTCACTCTATCGAGTTCCCGTCTGCGCGGGTCGCCTGAAGAATCAGGCTGGCTCGCGCACGAAGCGGTGAAATAGCGTTTCCGAGCTCCGCTTGAACGCTCGTTTCCGCTCCCGCAAACAAAACGTGCCTGATCATGAAAGGCTGCCGCCCGAGAGTCAACCAATCCGCCGTTGGTGCATTCTCAAGCGCTTACCGCTCCCAAGAAATGTTCACCCTGGCCCTTCCGCTATTGTTGAGGTAGTATGCGTTCCAGGCCCGACTGCGCTCCCCCGTCCCGATGTCAACCGGCAGGCCAAGAGCGTTGATGGCGTCGTTGACATACAGATACAGCCTCCCAGTTTGTTTCGGCTGGAAGGAGAAGGACGCCCGGTTCATTGGAAAAACTTGACCGCTATCCCGGCCGATTTCCCCCATGAGGGTAAACCACGGCAGGGAAAGAACCCGGCGCGCCGGAAAGCCCATCCGGAAAGGAATAGCGAACCAGTCCGTCAAATTCGATAGTCCCGCAATTCCAGCGTCATAGATCCCGTCCTTCCAACCTTCCAGAACCTCAATTTTCACTCGGTACAACTGACCAGCGTGCAGGATCACGCCTGTGTCGACGCAGGCATTCTGCGGCGAGAAGTTGATTTCCTTGGTGCCCGCACCTGGGCCGGTTCCAGAGTCGACATACTCCACCACCGGCGCTGTGGCCGGCGCGGCCCCCGCTTTACCGCAGATCCCACCCTGGACCGCAGGGTAATGCACGAGCACCCGGTAGGCGAGAAAGAAGGCCAGGTACACCAGCAGTGCCAGGAAAACCACCGGCAATATTCGATGGACCCAGAACCGATAGACTGTCCTGGCATGGCCGGTCCGGCGCCATTGGGCGGCGATCCGCTCGAAGGGGCCAATCTCTGAAACGTCCGGGGGCGCCGCGGTGCACTCCCGGCAATGCCACCATGCGGCTTCGGCGAGCCGCTCCGTGTTGGCGGTGATGTTTCGGCGATGCCACAAGACGGTGAGGAGGCCGAGCGAAAGGACAATGAAACCCCACGGGTGTTGCACCCAGCTGTCCATCCAGTAGGTCACGAAGGCGGGCATAAACGCACCGAGCCGGTCGAATACCCAGGCAAGCGCAGTCTGCGCCGCGCCCTCCGGTTTCATGCCGGGAATCGGGGCCGCATAGTGTGGCATTGCCGCAAGCGTGACCGTAAGGAGCAGGAGTACGAAGTAGAGCATACGGCCCCAGAGGATATGGCTCTGGGCCCGCTCCAAGAGTTCAACTCGCTGGGAGTGAGCGTCCGGCTCTTCGGCGAACTCGGACTCGCCCCCGTCACGATTGACCAACCTGAAGCGGCCCGGCAAGCCCGCTGGCGCGTAGCCATCCGTCGCAGCTGCAATGCGTTCGATCACCCCAACATGGATCCGCGGACTACCAATGCAGACCCCGGCATCCGGATCGTTGCACAGGCTATCGAGCTTCCTCGGCTTGTATCGGTAGTAAACGGCAATGCCGCGCCGGGAATCATGCATCCGGCCAACAGAGGTTGCGCGCCGGTGGATCTCCCGCACGGCATCCTTATCGAAGTCGAGCCCCGTCGCGTTTCCGGTCTTTCTCTGCACCTCTTCGATCATCCACGCGAGGGGAACATGGGCGAGATCATCGTCCGGATAACCCCCCCCGACGTCGGAGTGCATCCC
This genomic interval from Desulfobacteraceae bacterium contains the following:
- a CDS encoding MFS transporter, with the translated sequence MTEDYPNKWLVFSLVAAGVFMSTLDSSIVNIALPVIMADFKVPLTLIEWVPMIYLLTVSSLLLTCGRLSDIRGRRLIYCWGFVIFSAGSLLCGIAGTAPWLIGCRAVQGVGASMLMACSPALVVDVFPIAERGRALGMVGMVVAAGLTTGPALGGLILQHFSWRVIFYINVPIGIGVTVAALRILPSMKQTLSHEPLDWIGSLLLVLCFSTFITGFSHLHEWGAASLKTGLAAVVFLASAGALAWVEIRIAHPIFDPSLLGIRLFVLPVASAVILFISLFFITFLMPFYMVHPLAFSMNRVGATMMIPFVFLFFFAPISGTLSDRMGSRMLCTMGMALLTISLFLLSRLSAEATSMDLAWRLALAGVGIAVFISPNSAAAMSAVPPRHRGIASGSVATARNLGMVIGVASAGLIFNHTFRLLNGGRDLMVYLPSMQSSFMTAFRHAMLAGAGMACLGIGVAYLRGPDSGRTGGQGA
- a CDS encoding thiamine pyrophosphate-dependent enzyme encodes the protein MWLPAVHLHFWKSELSASHLHPENAIIVNKAATTGSAQVAVHAPSAEPRTVLGLTGGAIGQGLSTALGTAFTYPDRRVIALQADGSGLYTVRVLW
- a CDS encoding TIR domain-containing protein codes for the protein MKMRYDAFISYSHAADGRLAPSLQSALHKLAKPWYKIRALTVFRDETDLSVSPGTWPSIEKALSEAKHFVLLASPGAARSKWVRREVAFWLKERSIETISIVLTDGNLIWDDETGRMDSELTTAIPPELVAAYREEPLYGDLRFARTEADLSLQNTEFKRRVVPIAAKLHGKTPAELVSDEVREHRRTLRIRNSAITALVVLSILAVSGAFVATRQAAEAERQRRSAVAAREVSERERLRAQSGELRALIQRIDVMIGRFDPDAEAPRIKQLRTERAKLESSLNEVARAHQQKLAATIGFRGDLGFLLRWEGHAGELRLKGVSVQIDPATDLATANPETIRDRYAFILTPDELEAVLSLVGLRGAAVKTAWKANPILQRIRLAPTDVARLVPEVAAPVWQKLVSRFPSLGADATPGNVQTALLSLAFNLGAGNRVWETLSEPILRSDWAAAADVVASIARQGPHTRYPGLERRRDEEAALLRAAQKTDAGLSPGGENNRSSLFRVLNSASIGTRPKKHTPVAKLAGTGQELCPCGCPPYICIFGSLNYPQVTYTLRMRSS
- a CDS encoding transposase — protein: MTNFLSAPKACDYYAMRFTIETFFSDQKSRGFNIDKSHLSCPQRLTRLMYASCLAYLWIIFFWYLGTGERFVQTHPPG
- a CDS encoding DUF2235 domain-containing protein; protein product: MEMNESGAVASPPGAGEGGEADRTTKCTENTAPKKAPRNIILLSDGTGNSAAKTFKTNVWRLYKALDLTSGTQIALYDDGVGTSGFKPLQILGGAFGWGLSRNVRDLYAFLCRHYQPGDQIYTFGFSRGAFTARTLAGMILQCGVLDPDREVPDTNPATRRTVKHRIATDHGLRIGVRLAYRSYRRRYPGKTRWAPIVRLARWIRDRILGEGRSREPDAFRQEFARDEKTRIQCVGVWDTVDAVGMPIDELSVVIDKFFYPHRFPDQQLSDDVVKALHAVAIDDERHTFHPVLWDEQSVSRPDQIKQVWFSGMHSDVGGGYPDDDLAHVPLAWMIEEVQRKTGNATGLDFDKDAVREIHRRATSVGRMHDSRRGIAVYYRYKPRKLDSLCNDPDAGVCIGSPRIHVGVIERIAAATDGYAPAGLPGRFRLVNRDGGESEFAEEPDAHSQRVELLERAQSHILWGRMLYFVLLLLTVTLAAMPHYAAPIPGMKPEGAAQTALAWVFDRLGAFMPAFVTYWMDSWVQHPWGFIVLSLGLLTVLWHRRNITANTERLAEAAWWHCRECTAAPPDVSEIGPFERIAAQWRRTGHARTVYRFWVHRILPVVFLALLVYLAFFLAYRVLVHYPAVQGGICGKAGAAPATAPVVEYVDSGTGPGAGTKEINFSPQNACVDTGVILHAGQLYRVKIEVLEGWKDGIYDAGIAGLSNLTDWFAIPFRMGFPARRVLSLPWFTLMGEIGRDSGQVFPMNRASFSFQPKQTGRLYLYVNDAINALGLPVDIGTGERSRAWNAYYLNNSGRARVNISWER